The Triticum aestivum cultivar Chinese Spring chromosome 3A, IWGSC CS RefSeq v2.1, whole genome shotgun sequence genome includes a region encoding these proteins:
- the LOC123061280 gene encoding putative callose synthase 6 isoform X4 has protein sequence MSMSSGGPSAPQRQPSMGRRNISRAITMRTDGYSGEEEGPIIESELVPSSLAPIVPILRAANEIEDENPRVAYLCRFTAFEKAHTMDPNSSGRGVRQFKTYLLHRLEKDEKDTQRRLASTDAKEIQRFYEHYCKKYLEEGLQTRKPDEMARYYQIASVLYDVLKTVTPDKPNSEYDQYAKGVEKEKASFSHYNILPLNISGPTQPVMEIPEIKAAVAILRKINNLPTPRPDTTNGPQGIDDGPIVRDLLDWLWQTFGFQKGNVENQKEHLILLLANIDMRGNGNVHQGERQNHMIQRDTVDHLMKRVFQNYISWCRYLHLESNIKIPHDASTQQPELLYIGLYLLIWGEASNVRFMPECLCYIFHHMARDLYDIISDRREESFDPPFRREGSDDAFLQLVIQPIYNVIHNEATMSKRGTVSHSKWRNYDDLNEYFWSKKCFKQLGWPMDPASDFFADPTETKNDIERHDHSMSRRRMSKTNFVEVRTFLHLFRSFDRMWAFFILAFQAMVIIAWSPSGSLSAIFEPAVFRNVMTIFITAAFLNFLQATLEIVLNWKAWRSLVCSQMMRHVLKFVVAIGWLIILPVTYSSSIQNPTGLIKFFSNWIGNFQSQSIYNFAVALYMLPNIFSALFFIFLPMRRALERSNSRIVRFLLWWTQPKLYVARGMYEDTCSLLKYTTFWILLLICKLAFSYYVEISPLVGPTRTIMFLGRGKYIWHEFFPYLQHNLGVVFTIWAPIVMVYLMDTQIWYAIFSTICGGVNGAFSRLGEIRTLGMLRSRFEAIPTAFGKHLVPGHGSQPKRREREKEDKNLHIDKFSDIWNAFIISLRDEDLINNRERDLLIVPSSAGDTSVFQWPPFLLASKIPMALDMAKSVKKRDEELRKRINQDPYTFYAVIECYETLLNILYSLMAETSDKKVVDRIRESLEDSIERQSLVREFRLDELPQLSAKFDKLLTLLLKTEEEHDTTIKTQIANLLQDTMEIITQDIMKNGQGILKDENRDNQLFANLNLDSIKDEAWREKCVRLQLLLTTKESAIYVPTNLEARRRITFFANSLFMKMPRAPQVRSMMSFSVLTPYFKEEVLFSTEDLHKKNEDGISILFYLRKIYPDEWKNCLERIKFVPKDEESLKSRMDEISPWASYRGQTLTRTVRGMMYYRRALEIQCIQDKIDIAKLDRQRTTTSYQEGGNIVDMALAIADIKFTYVVSCQVYGMQKVSKNLKDKACYLNILNLMIMYPSLRIAYIDEVEAPTKNGTTEKTYYSVLVKGVGEKYDEVLAEYKHKCFHTASFPSKASLASLTKDIGEGKPENQNHAIIFTRGEALQAIDMNQDNYLEEAFKMRNVLEEFGSDKYGKSKPTILGLREHIFTGSVSSLAWFMSNQETSFVTIGQRVLANPLKSPIQKEPQS, from the exons ATGTCCATGTCCAGCGGCGGCCCGTCGGCGCCGCAGCGCCAGCCCTCCATGGGTAGGCGGAACATCTCGCGGGCAATCACCATGAGGACGGATGGATACTCCGGCGAGGAGGAAGGACCCATCATAGAGAGCGAGCTCGTGCCATCCTCCCTCGCGCCCATCGTGCCCATTCTCCGTGCGGCCAACGAGATCGAGGACGAAAACCCGCGCGTCGCATACCTCT GCCGTTTTACTGCATTCGAGAAGGCGCACACCATGGATCCAAACTCAAGTGGCCGTGGAGTCCGGCAGTTCAAAACTTATCTCTTGCATAGGCTGGAAAAG GATGAAAAAGATACACAACGCAGACTTGCATCAACTGATGCAAAAGAGATTCAGAGGTTCTATGAACACTATTGTAAAAAATATCTTGAGGAGGGTCTTCAAACGAGAAAGCC GGATGAGATGGCTAGATACTATCAGATTGCATCTGTCCTATATGATGTGTTAAAAACTGTGACACCTGACAAGCCTAACTCCGAG TATGACCAGTATGCTAAAGGTGTTGAAAAGGAGAAAGCTTCCTTCTCACATTACAACATTTTGCCCCTTAATATTTCTGGTCCCACACAACCTGTAATGGAAATACCTGAG ATAAAAGCAGCAGTGGCCATTCTTCGCAAGATAAACAATCTTCCAACGCCAAGGCCAGATACGACTAACGGGCCTCAAGGGATAGATGATGGACCTATTGTTCGTGACCTGCTTGATTGGCTCTGGCAAACATTTGGATTTCAG AAAGGTAACGTGGAAAACCAAAAGGAGCATTTGATTTTGCTGCTTGCTAACATAGATATGAGAGGAAATGGCAATGTCCACCAGGGTGAAAGACAAAATCACATG ATACAGCGTGATACAGTGGATCACTTGATGAAAAGAGTCTTTCAAAACTACATTTCATGGTGTCGGTATCTGCATTTGGAGTCAAACATCAA AATTCCACATGATGCCTCCACACAACAACCAGAGCTTCTTTACATCGGGTTGTATTTGCTGATTTGGGGTGAAGCTTCTAATGTTCGCTTTATGCCTGAATGCCTTTGTTATATCTTCCACCAT ATGGCAAGGGATTTATATGACATAATATCTGATAGACGAGAAGAGTCGTTTGACCCACCCTTCCGGCGAGAGGGGAGTGATGATGCATTTCTACAGTTGGTTATCCAACCAATCTACAATGTTATTCATAAT GAAGCTACAATGAGTAAGCGTGGTACCGTGAGCCACTCGAAGTGGAGAAACTATGATGACCTGAATGAATATTTTTG GTCGAAGAAATGCTTCAAACAACTTGGATGGCCAATGGATCCAGCCTCTGACTTTTTTGCAGATCCTACGGAAACTAAAAATGACATTGAG CGGCACGATCATTCGATGAGCAGACGGAGGATGTCCAAAACAAATTTTGTTGAAGTTCGTACATTTTTGCATCTCTTCAGAAGTTTTGATCGAATGTGGGCCTTTTTCATATTAGCTTTCCAG gcCATGGTAATTATTGCATGGAGCCCTTCTGGATCACTTTCTGCTATATTCGAGCCAGCTGTTTTCAGAAATGTTATGACAATATTCATAACAGCTGCATTTCTAAACTTCCTTCAGG CCACACTTGAGATAGTTCTTAACTGGAAGGCTTGGAGGAGCCTGGTGTGCTCGCAGATGATGCGGCATGTTCTTAAATTTGTTGTAGCTATTGGCTGGTTGATAATTCTTCCAGTGACGTACTCCAGTTCCATCCAAAATCCCACAGGCCTTATCAAGTTCTTCAGCAATTGGATTGGCAATTTCCAGAGTCAATCGATATATAATTTTGCAGTTGCTCTTTACATGCTGCCGAACATTTTCAGTGCCTTGTTTTTCATATTTCTACCAATGCGAAGGGCATTAGAGCGTTCAAATTCTCGCATTGTTAGATTTCTTTTGTGGTGGACGCAG CCAAAATTATATGTCGCCCGAGGCATGTACGAGGACACATGTTCACTTCTTaa GTACACGACATTCTGGATTCTATTGCTTATATGCAAGCTCGCCTTCAGTTATTATGTTGAG ATTTCTCCTCTCGTTGGACCTACCAGGACAATTATGTTTTTGGGACGGGGGAAATACATCTGGCACGAGTTCTTTCCATACT TGCAGCATAATTTAGGTGTTGTTTTTACTATATGGGCACCAATTGTCATG GTATACTTAATGGATACGCAAATATGGTACGCTATTTTTTCAACAATATGTGGTGGAGTAAATGGTGCCTTCAGCCGCTTGGGTGAG ATACGAACCCTTGGGATGTTAAGATCAAGATTCGAGGCAATCCCAACAGCGTTTGGTAAACATCTTGTGCCTGGACATGGTAGTCAACCAAAGAGACGTGAGCGTGAG AAGGAGGACAAAAATTTGCATATTGATAAGTTCTCCGACATATGGAATGCATTTATTATCTCTTTGCGAGATGAAGACTTGATAAACAATAG GGAGAGAGATTTATTGATTGTTCCATCATCTGCGGGCGACACTAGCGTTTTTCAATGGCCTCCTTTCCTTCTCGCTAGCAAG ATTCCAATGGCACTTGATATGGCAAAGAGCGTCAAGAAAAGGGATGAAGAACTACGGAAGAGGATAAACCAGGATCCATACACCTTTTATGCCGTAATAGAGTGCTATGAGACTTTATTAAATATTCTGTACAGCCTTATGGCAGAAACAAGTGATAAGAA AGTTGTTGATCGAATACGTGAAAGTCTTGAAGATAGCATAGAACGTCAGTCACTTGTGAGGGAATTCCGATTGGATGAACTTCCTCAGCTAAGTGCTAAGTTCGATAAGCTGCTAACTCTACTATTG AAAACTGAAGAGGAGCATGACACAACAATAAAAACACAGATCGCCAATCTATTACAAGATACAATGGAAATCATTACACAGGATATCATGAAGAATGGACAAGG TATTTTGAAGGATGAAAATAGAGACAATCAACTGTTTGCAAATCTGAATCTGGACTCAATAAAGGATGAAGCTTGGAGGGAGAAG TGTGTTAGGCTTCAGTTGTTGCTGACAACGAAAGAATCTGCAATTTATGTACCAACGAACTTGGAAGCTAGGCGCAGGATCACTTTCTTTGCAAACTCACTATTTATGAAAATGCCAAGGGCTCCACAGGTCCGCAGCATGATGTCCTTCAG TGTTCTAACTCCTTACTTCAAAGAGGAGGTGCTCTTTTCGACAGAAGATCTGCATAAAAAAAATGAGGACGGGATTTCTATCCTGTTCTATTTACGGAAAATATATCCAG ATGAATGGAAGAATTGTCTTGAGCGCATAAAATTTGTACCAAAGGATGAGGAGTCCCTTAAATCAAGGATGGATGAGATCTCACCCTGGGCATCTTATAGGGGACAAACGCTCACCAGAACTG TGAGAGGAATGATGTACTACAGGAGGGCGCTTGAGATTCAATGTATTCAAGATAAAATTGATATTG CTAAATTGGACCGCCAGAGAACAACAACATCCTATCAAGAGGGAGGAAACATTGTAGATATGGCACTTGCCATTGCTGATATCAAATTCACCTATGTTGTGTCTTGTCAAGTATATGGCATGCAAAAGGTGTCCAAGAATCTCAAAGATAAAGCTTGCTATCTGAACATCCTTAACCTCATGATAAT GTACCCGTCCTTACGGATTGCTTATATTGATGAAGTAGAAGCTCCGACCAAAAATGGAACAACAGAGAAGACTTATTATTCTGTTCTTGTCAAAGGAGTGGGTGAAAAGTATGATGAGGTACTTGCTGAATATAAACATAAATGTTTTCACACAGCATCATTTCCATCAAAAGCTTCGTTGGCTTCTCTAACTAAAG ATATTGGAGAGGGCAAACCTGAAAATCAAAATCATGCCATAATTTTCACCAGGGGTGAAGCACTCCAGGCCATTGATATGAATCAG GATAATTACCTTGAAGAGGCATTTAAAATGAGAAATGTGCTGGAGGAGTTCGGGAGTGACAAATATGGAAAGAGCAAGCCCACTATTTTAGGTCTTCGGGAGCATATTTTTACTGGAAG TGTTTCATCACTTGCTTGGTTTATGTCAAACCAAGAGACCAGCTTTGTTACGATTGGACAGCGTGTTTTGGCCAATCCTCTCAA